In Rhodanobacteraceae bacterium, a single genomic region encodes these proteins:
- a CDS encoding SGNH/GDSL hydrolase family protein, whose amino-acid sequence MLKRPLFWLSLPLLLPQGLWLKRTARRLPPAAGATSGEVGDGRPLRLLLVGDSIIAGVGVAQLADAMPGQLACALAARGSRVAWQALGDNGASSRDLLRQLKALPAQPADVVFVSVGVNDVTRLTTARAWRAQLGALLAGLRAHSPQATLVLAGVPPMDRFPALPVPLRQAFGWRAARLDAVGREVAVAHAAVHVPTPVPDDPSAFAEDGYHPNAAACAVWAREVVATLG is encoded by the coding sequence ATGCTCAAACGCCCCCTCTTCTGGCTCTCCCTGCCGCTGCTGCTGCCGCAGGGCCTGTGGCTCAAGCGCACCGCGCGGCGCCTGCCGCCGGCGGCGGGCGCGACCTCGGGCGAGGTGGGTGATGGCAGGCCGTTGCGGCTGTTGCTGGTGGGCGACTCGATCATCGCCGGGGTGGGCGTGGCGCAGCTGGCCGATGCGATGCCGGGCCAGCTCGCGTGCGCGCTCGCGGCGCGCGGGTCGCGGGTCGCCTGGCAGGCGCTCGGCGACAACGGCGCCAGCAGTCGCGACTTGCTGCGGCAACTGAAGGCACTGCCGGCTCAGCCAGCCGACGTTGTGTTCGTCTCGGTAGGCGTCAACGACGTCACCCGGCTGACCACCGCCCGCGCCTGGCGCGCGCAGCTTGGGGCGCTGCTGGCCGGGCTGCGGGCGCACTCGCCACAGGCCACACTCGTGCTCGCGGGGGTGCCACCGATGGACCGCTTTCCTGCGCTCCCGGTTCCGCTGCGCCAGGCCTTCGGCTGGCGCGCCGCGCGACTGGACGCCGTGGGGCGTGAAGTCGCGGTCGCACACGCCGCGGTGCATGTGCCGACGCCGGTGCCGGACGATCCGTCCGCCTTCGCCGAGGATGGCTACCACCCGAATGCCGCAGCTTGCGCAGTGTGGGCGCGCGAGGTGGTGGCGACGCTGGGCTGA
- a CDS encoding NAD(P)-dependent oxidoreductase: MLRCSFTGLGAMGAPMARHLAARALLAAVWNRTRERATALAAELSVAAPESLAEVAAMSDLVFVCVSADADVRAVVAALKPGLRPGSIVVDTSTVSMQTATDLAAELKAIGVDFLDAPLTGGVEGAKNGRLSVMVGGDEAVLARALPAFEAFSLRVTRMGAVGAGQATKAVNQVMIGGIAEAVCEALAFGEALGLPREQLLAVLTAGAANSWFLEKRGASMLEGRFDIGFKLGLLHKDLGIVQQMAAALGTRLPTVDAAHRDYSTLMAEGRGDDEISSLIRVKRRLFGLSGG; the protein is encoded by the coding sequence ATGCTCCGCTGCTCCTTCACCGGCCTCGGCGCCATGGGCGCGCCGATGGCGCGTCATTTGGCCGCCCGCGCGCTACTCGCCGCGGTGTGGAACCGCACCCGCGAGCGCGCCACCGCGCTGGCTGCGGAATTGTCGGTCGCCGCGCCGGAATCGCTGGCGGAAGTCGCCGCCATGTCGGACTTGGTGTTCGTCTGCGTGTCGGCGGATGCCGATGTGCGCGCGGTGGTCGCAGCGCTGAAGCCCGGGCTGCGGCCGGGCAGCATCGTGGTCGACACTTCGACGGTGTCGATGCAGACCGCTACCGACCTGGCCGCCGAACTCAAGGCGATCGGCGTCGACTTCCTCGACGCGCCGCTGACCGGCGGCGTCGAGGGTGCGAAAAACGGTCGCTTGAGCGTGATGGTCGGTGGCGACGAGGCGGTGCTGGCGCGCGCGCTGCCGGCTTTCGAGGCGTTTTCGCTGCGCGTCACCCGGATGGGCGCGGTCGGCGCGGGCCAGGCCACCAAGGCCGTCAACCAGGTCATGATCGGCGGCATCGCCGAGGCCGTATGCGAGGCGCTGGCCTTCGGCGAGGCGCTCGGGCTGCCGCGCGAGCAACTGCTCGCGGTGCTCACCGCTGGCGCGGCCAACAGCTGGTTCCTCGAAAAGCGCGGGGCGAGCATGCTCGAAGGCCGCTTCGACATCGGCTTCAAGCTCGGCCTGCTGCACAAGGACCTCGGCATCGTGCAGCAGATGGCCGCCGCCCTCGGCACCCGTTTGCCGACCGTCGATGCGGCGCACCGCGACTACTCCACGCTGATGGCCGAAGGCCGCGGCGACGACGAGATCTCGTCGCTGATCCGGGTGAAGCGGCGGCTGTTCGGGTTGTCTGGCGGCTAG